From one Lycium barbarum isolate Lr01 chromosome 6, ASM1917538v2, whole genome shotgun sequence genomic stretch:
- the LOC132644901 gene encoding uncharacterized protein LOC132644901, with translation MGARCNFWLPKKKRFCANTPLGDSQFCGNHTQRSDGQWIPCPIHPSHSVLEENLQSHLKRCPFFKQAQSLSLQPFYKEGINTGKEEEGEQNFSSEMKRNAVHAMTLIQFSQLINKIKSVHASICNDIRDSFKIPQACDIWTNRQVDRGLPFQEKHVMQQASILGNLEELGVLKSCGDDDDDDVPAVVEFGAGRGYLTQVLADCYRIKKILLVERKSYKLKADRSLRQKESVTLERLRIDIEDLKLNAVESLQGVPYLATGKHLCGPATDMTLRCCISKQCDQHNDAPSELSCHLIGLAIATCCHHLCQWKHYINKRYMLDLGIGKDDFNAITWFTSWAVDADHGSNLGGTDWSFDLQIRENEHVESGLNTYDEVKDMVKNMKAVDRAVVGLMCKDIVDVGRFMWLKEHGLECELVKYVPSNISPENRLLVAKQKS, from the exons ATGGGTGCGCGCTGCAACTTCTGGCTTCCCAAAAAGAAGAGATTTTGCGCAAACACCCCTCTCGGTGATTCACA GTTTTGCGGAAACCATACTCAAAGATCTGATGGACAATGGATTCCTTGCCCTATCCACCCTTCTCA CTCTGTGCTGGAAGAGAATCTCCAAAGTCACCTTAAGAGGTGTCCCTTTTTCAAACAAGCTCAATCTTTATCGCTTCAGCCTTTTTACAAAGAGGGCATCAATActggaaaagaagaagaaggggaaCAGAACTTTAGTTCAGAGATGAAGAGAAATGCTGTTCATGCAATGACCCTTATTCAGTTCTCCCAATTGATCAACAAAATCAAGTCTGTTCATGCTTCAATATGTAACGACATTCGTGATTCTTTCAAGATTCCACAAGCTTGTGACATTTGGACTAATCGACAAGTCGACCG gGGTTTACCATTTCAAGAAAAACATGTAATGCAGCAAGCCTCAATTCTGGGGAATCTAGAAGAATTAGGTGTTCTGAAAAGTTgtggggatgatgatgatgatgatgttcctGCAGTTGTTGAATTTGGAGCAGGAAGAGGGTACTTGACGCAAGTTCTGGCGGATTGTTACAGGATTAAGAAGATTTTATTGGTTGAACGAAAATCATACAAGCTCAAG GCTGATCGGAGTCTACGACAGAAAGAGAGTGTTACGCTAGAGCGGTTGAGAATAGACA TTGAGGACCTAAAATTGAATGCTGTTGAGAGTTTACAAGGAGTTCCTTATCTAGCAACTGGCAAACATCTTTGTGGACCTGCTACAG ATATGACTTTAAGATGTTGCATCAGCAAACAATGCGATCAACATAATGATGCTCCTTCTGAATTGAGTTGCCACCTGATTGGCCTAGCTATAGCTACTTGCTGCCATCATCTTTGTCAGTGGAAGCATTACATAA ATAAGCGATACATGTTGGATTTGGGAATCGGTAAGGATGATTTCAATGCCATAACATGGTTTACCAGCTGGGCCGTTGATGCTGATCATGGTTCAAATCTTGGTGGCACTGATTGGTCTTTTGATCTACAGATCAG GGAAAACGAGCATGTAGAATCAGGTCTAAATACATATGATGAAGTCAAAGACATGGTGAAGAATATGAAGGCTGTGGATAGAGCCGTTGTAGGATTGATGTGCAAGGATATAGTAGATGTTGGGAGGTTTATGTGGCTCAAGGAACATGGACTTGAATGTGAGCTTGTCAAGTATGTCCCGTCAAATATCTCTCCAGAAAACCGTCTGTTGGTTGCTAAGCAGAAAAGTTGA